CCCAAGCTCTCTTTCCTGGATTTATTCATTCATATCTAGTTTTTTGAAGCCTCAACATTCCAGAATTCCAAAAACGCAACCAAGGCTGTGATTTCTTTATAAACCTTGGAGATTCTAAAATCCATATCAGAAGATATCATTCTCATTGGACTAAGAAAAACtggaaagctctctctctctctctctctctctctctctctctctctctctctctctctctctccctctctctctctctctctcttctttctctctctttccgtCTGTCTGTTTTGCTTCCCTTACATACCTTAACCCAAAACTATAAAATGGCCTGACACTATACCCAATTCCTGATTCAAGAGTTATTTCTGTACCTACAGCATACATCTCCCTATCCAGGACCAGCCATATATTGGTCTCTACCCCAGATCTCCTGGCCACGTCCCCAGATCCCAGCCCTGCTTAGCTGTGTCCTGCAAATGGTACATGTGCCAACTCTCCCCTCCCCCGTTGCTCCTGTTGCAGATGCTGCACCTCCTGTCCAGTCTCGAATAGTTGGAGGATTTAAATGTGAGAAGAATTCCCAACCCTGGCAGGTGGCTGTGTACTACCACAAGGAACACATTTGCGGGGGAGTCCTGTTGGACCGCAACTGGGTTCTCACAGCTGCCCACTGCTATGTCGAGTGAGTAAGGGTGGAGACAGAAAAGCAGGGTGGCAGCCAGAGATCATGACTCCAGGACAGGCTGGGGTACTGAAGGGCAGTGGGTTGGGACTGGCTGAAAGTCTATCCATGACCTCTtgggtctctctttcctcctgcatCTTGGTTTGTGTTCAgagtcctgtttctttcttttctgccttATTGTCTTTCTGTCTCATGTTGTATTCacatctttctgttttcaaggacATCTGTTACTGTGTGTCTCTTGGGACTCTGCCCACAACTGTCTGGGACTGGGTCTCATGTGTTCTATTTTCCCACTGCTGACAATAGTGGGGACCAGGCCTACAAGGCCTCTCAGGATAGAACATCCTGTCCCTGAGGGTAGGCTGTGAGAGATGTCCTCACTCTCCTCAGAGCAGCTCTGCCTTTAGGACCTTCTGTCCACTCTgaggacacaaagagaagggCTGGTCAGAACTGGAGCTGGGTGAGGTAACTGAGTACAGAGAGAGCTGGATGATGAGGGATGAGTTGAGAGAGTTCTGACCTTGGGCTGCAGGCCAGGCCTTACCTACTGGGGAAGTTCACCTGAGAAGCTCTCAGGCCTACCCCTCTTCCCTGCCCCCAATTCCCTtgtcttctgttcttttctttatctctttgtgtctctgactctatatgtatgtatgtgtgattatatgtatgtatgtatgtatgtatgtatgtatgtatgtatgtgtttgtgtatgtatgtgcctttctgtctctctgtttgtttttctatatctgtttctttgagtgtgtgtgtgtgtgtgtgtgtgtgtgtgtgtgtgtgtgtatctttctgtctgtatgtgtttctctccctgactctcttccttccactctccctcctcccccaccccttcctatTTATTCTAACCAATCTCCCCATTGCCTCCTCTTACTTGCTCCATCTCCTTCCCTACCCCCCAGTGAGTGTGAGGTTTGGCTGGGCAAAAACCAGTTATTCCAAGAGGAACCCTCTGCTCAAAACCGATTGGTCAGCAAAAGCTTCCCTCACCCTGGCTTCAACATGACCCTCCTGACCTTTGAAAAGTTACCTCCTGGGGCTGACTTCAGCAATGACCTGATGCTGCTCCGCCTCAGCAAGCCTGCTGACATCACAGATGTTGTGAAGCCCATCGACCTGCCCACAAAGGAGCCCAAGCTGGATAGCACATGTCTAGTGTCAGGCTGGGGCAGCATTACACCCACAAAATGTGAGTCTGGTCCAAGGATACAGCTTGGTGTAAGGGAGGGGCAGAGAAAACTGGACTGGGCCCTGCTCACCACCCACTTTCTCCCTGAAACACAGGGCAAAAGCCAGATGATCTTCAGTGTATGTTCACCAAGCTCCTGCCCAATGAGAACTGTGCCAAAGCCTACCTACTGAAAGTCACAGATGTCATGCTGTGTACAATAGAGATGGGTGAAGACAAAGGCCCTTGTGTGGTGAGACAGCCCCTTTCTGCAGTGAGGTGAAGGGCTGAAAGATGGAACTGAGGTTCTTGGTTACCACTTCAATACCCTGATTAGGCAGGTTCTATGCATCCTTTTCTATGGAAGGGATGTGCCCTGGGAGGGGAGGATCCTGTAGCTGGTACTATTTCTTCAATGTGATTTGCCTTAGGGATTTTTCAATCCACCCCCACCACAACCTCATGTTCCTGGAAGAGATGGCCACCTAAGAGCTGGATTCCCTCAGCTACTGAATAGAGCTATCTTTAGAGTCCCTGTATTAATCCCCTTGGGAGTCAGTTCCAGGTTGTCTACTAGAATCCAACTGCCAGGCCCTGCCTTACTCCTGTCCCTGTCCTTCTTTCAGGGTGACTCAGGAGGCCCACTGATTTGTGATGGTGTTCTCCAAGGAACCGTATCAATTGGCCCTGACCCATGCGGTATACCTGGTGTATCAGCCATCTACACCAACCTTGTTAAGTTCAACTCCTGGATAAAAGATACTATGATGAAAAATGCTTGAGTGTCACATTGTTCCATGTTTTCAATAAAACCCAACATGAAGCAAATGAGTTCAAGGTCTGACATTCTCCGTCCTACTGGAGTGCGGTATACAACCAGGGTTCCCTCAGCTAAGGTCAGGACTTCCAAAGTAGATGAGTAAGGGACAGGAGTACATGTATTGTTGGCTGAGGACATGGGGTTGAGACAAATGCAGACAAAAGGCTCAGACCAACTCAGGGATGCCACTTGAGTCTCCTCTGGCAAAGAAAATGTTCAGATAACAGAGGATAAGGCTAGAGAGATCAGAATGGGAGATTCCAGCTAGCCCTGACACTATACTGGAAGCCAAAAAGATGATAAACAGTCAGACACTGAGAATTCAGACTGCCTACCTAGGTTTCTGGAGTAGGGCTGGTGTGTTATGTTAATAAACTATAGACTTACTGGAGAAGTGTCTGTCCACAGAAGAGCAGGGACTGCCCCAAAGGCTAGGTAGGCTCCACTCCCAGGGGCCATTAGAGGGGATTTCTATGGTAGGGCTGGACCAATGGATGAAGAGTGGCTTAGAACCATGTCCTGTGGGGCAGAGAATGACCCATCTTGGAAAAAGGGCCACAATGCTGCTGCTGCAGAACCACAAACCTCTGTCTGTTTAGAGGGACTTTGCCACAGTTAAGAGTATCAGAGAACTTCTGGAGAAGTGCCAGAGAAGGACAGAAGGCTAGACAGAACTGGAAATCTAGCCACAACTCTGAGTAGGAGGAGGCTCTGGCGTTGAGTGAAGCCTCCCCAGTCACTCTTGTCCTTATCAACACTTACAGATGCCAATGCTAATAAAACTGAAGATGAAGTCTATCttgttcagtcagcagcagagtGGTAGAAAGGAGAGGAACATAGTATGCAGGAGGATGACACAGTGCCAGAGCAAGAAATATGAAGCCCTTGCTCATGTGAATAAAAACTGGGAAGGTAGATAGGAAGATAACTATAGTCATTAGGAATTCcaatctctctatctatctatctatctatctatctatccatctatcttcctctctcactctctctctccctacctccctctctccttcctctcatataaacaaacttggccttttggcacatgcctctgtcttaggttgGCAAAGTCCTTGTGCAGAATCTTACCCATCCTTGGCTTGCCAGCCTGTTAATTTGATAACTCTGTTTGTGGGTTCATTCTTAGTTTCTAGCCATGTACTTGGGCTGATAACATGTTGATGCTGTTAAAGGCAAACTTTAACACGATGGGCAGGAATAAGAGTATTCCTTGGACAAGAAGGGCTAGCATGATCAAGTCATATATGCCATTCTTGAAGCTTGACCATGACAGAAATACTGACATCAGGCCATGAATAATCCTACCAGTATCTGCAGCAAAGCTTAGCAGAGTAGCAGTCTTTAATTCATAATCTCACTATTCAAAGGTAAAATATCCAGGGAGGTGTTGGGATTTTATGCCAAACACCCTGCAAGTGGCTTTGAACCCTTTCCCAACTGTAGTGACTATCATTGTAAATTTTAGAAGTAACACAAATCCACGGGTTATTTGGCATGACAATGAAGATGTCTTTCTATTTTTAAGCACTGGACCTCCTATCTAATAATTTGAATAGTATTGTAAAGAGTCAATCCATTGTTCCAAATGCCTATCTAAATCCTCCTGAATACTCAGGACATTAGTAGCATTTTTTGCTAAATGATTAACAAAAGTAGCTGTCTAAGCTTCTTTTATCAAAGCAATTGGGGTAGTGGTGCCAGTTACTAACTTAATTAAAGCTGCTATACCAGCAATAATGAAGCCCACAATCCTCTTGTTTGTGCTTAAAACCTGACTCACTTCTTCTAGTACCTGAAAGCTTTTTTTCAGAATACCATGGTCCTGTAATATTCACaggcaataaaacaaaatctGGCTGATAGACCACCATAACAGACAAGCCAGGTTTCAGCACACTAACACACTTAGAAAGTGTACAttcagagaaccggacagcttctgggacgggcagaagcacagagccgctgaggcagcacccttggcg
This Mus musculus strain C57BL/6J chromosome 7, GRCm38.p6 C57BL/6J DNA region includes the following protein-coding sequences:
- the Klk1b16 gene encoding kallikrein 1-related peptidase b16 preproprotein, translating into MWFLILFLALSLGGIDAAPPVQSRIVGGFKCEKNSQPWQVAVYYHKEHICGGVLLDRNWVLTAAHCYVDECEVWLGKNQLFQEEPSAQNRLVSKSFPHPGFNMTLLTFEKLPPGADFSNDLMLLRLSKPADITDVVKPIDLPTKEPKLDSTCLVSGWGSITPTKWQKPDDLQCMFTKLLPNENCAKAYLLKVTDVMLCTIEMGEDKGPCVGDSGGPLICDGVLQGTVSIGPDPCGIPGVSAIYTNLVKFNSWIKDTMMKNA
- the Klk1b16 gene encoding kallikrein 1-related peptidase b16 isoform X1; this translates as MRFLILFLALTLGGIDAAPPVQSRIVGGFKCEKNSQPWQVAVYYHKEHICGGVLLDRNWVLTAAHCYVDECEVWLGKNQLFQEEPSAQNRLVSKSFPHPGFNMTLLTFEKLPPGADFSNDLMLLRLSKPADITDVVKPIDLPTKEPKLDSTCLVSGWGSITPTKWQKPDDLQCMFTKLLPNENCAKAYLLKVTDVMLCTIEMGEDKGPCVGDSGGPLICDGVLQGTVSIGPDPCGIPGVSAIYTNLVKFNSWIKDTMMKNA